One window from the genome of Penaeus monodon isolate SGIC_2016 chromosome 4, NSTDA_Pmon_1, whole genome shotgun sequence encodes:
- the LOC119572367 gene encoding solute carrier organic anion transporter family member 74D-like, translating into MSILFLSLLGVGIGQTAAYNLGIPYIDDNIASRESPIYFAVTSGVRILGPTLGFVLGSFCTRLYVDPFQDPSITPNDPRWIGAWWLGLVVVSVALFLTSLAMFSFPHRLPFTPAQASPSHQQALNPSNPTAPPCNPSLRDFPRAVRRLLGNDILMLRMASSVLHILPISGLYTFLPKYLESQFRLPVHSAAMVSGMGGIMVMGVGIFTSGIFIRRAKPSARAVSGWIALTALVYALGMVILMFVGCPVEDFVGLESGPNGKHFVQVCNRTCGNCDDSAFAPVCGTNARTYFSACHLGCSNVTNFKEENKLVFSDCECLPEGETAVLRLCELNCSNFTWYVIIFSIFVLIHSTSEVGGMLVTLRCVDPKDKAMALGLISGAIGLFGNVPCPIIYGAVVDYACIHWQETCEEPGACQLYDTDIFRMFFHGITGSVMMLAFIVDAVVWYRAKSVSFTDMDDTFEEAASMSHKSVSRSPSTAMITIQSPTTSTAQDVSPKLSPSEGEPSVSHEDQPVSSV; encoded by the exons CTGTGACGAGTGGCGTGAGGATTCTCGGCCCTACGCTGGGCTTCGTTCTGGGGTCCTTCTGCACTCGGCTGTACGTGGACCCCTTCCAGGACCCCAGCATCACGCCAAACGATCCCAGATGGATAGGAGCTTGGTGGCTAG GCCTGGTGGTGGTGTCCGTGGCGCTGTTCCTGACGAGCCTGGCCATGTTCTCGTTCCCGCACCGCCTGCCGTTCACGCCCGCCCAAGCCAGCCCCTCACACCAGCAGGCACTCAACCCATCCAACCCGACGGCGCCGCCCTGCAACCCGTCGCTCAGAG ATTTCCCCCGAGCTGTGCGCCGTCTCCTTGGCAACGACATCCTGATGCTGAGGATGGCCAGCAGCGTCCTGCACATCCTTCCCATCTCCGGCCTCTACACCTTCCTGCCGAAGTACCTGGAGAGTCAGTTCCGCTTGCCCGTCCACAGCGCCGCCATGGTGTCAG GTATGGGCGGGATTATGGTGATGGGCGTGGGCATCTTCACCAGCGGCATCTTCATACGGCGAGCCAAGCCCTCCGCCCGCGCCGTCTCGGGCTGGATCGCCCTCACCGCCCTCGTCTACGCCCTGG GGATGGTGATCCTGATGTTCGTGGGCTGTCCGGTCGAGGACTTCGTGGGCCTCGAGAGTGGACCTAA CGGCAAGCATTTCGTGCAGGTGTGCAACAGGACCTGCGGGAACTGCGACGACAGCGCCTTCGCCCCGGTGTGTGGCACGAACGCGAGGACCTACTTCTCCGCGTGCCACCTTGGCTGCTCCAACGTCACCAATTTCAAGGAAGAAAATAAACTTGTG TTCTCAGACTGCGAGTGTCTTCCCGAGGGAGAAACAGCTGTCCTGAGGCTCTGCGAACTCAATTGTTCCAACTTTACCTG gtatgttattatattttccatcTTCGTATTGATACATTCCACATCAGAAGTCGGTGGCATGCTGGTCACCCTTCGCTGTGTTGATCCCAAAGACAAAGCAATGGCTCTTGGTCTCATCTCCGGTGCTATTGGTCTGTTCG GTAATGTGCCATGCCCCATTATATATGGTGCTGTGGTAGACTATGCGTGTATTCACTGGCAGGAGACTTGTGAAGAGCCGGGTGCATGTCAGCTTTATGACACTGATATATTTAGAATGTTCTTCCATG GTATCACAGGGAGTGTGATGATGTTGGCATTTATCGTGGATGCAGTGGTGTGGTACAGGGCCAAGTCCGTGTCCTTCACCGACATGGACGACACGTTCGAGGAGGCCGCGTCCATGAGCCACAAGTCGGTGTCGCGGTCCCCGTCCACGGCCATGATCACCATCCAGTCCCCAACGACGTCCACGGCGCAGGATGTCTCTCCGAAGCTGTCGCCGAGTGAGGGGGAGCCTTCCGTCAGTCACGAGGACCAACCAGTATCGAGTGTGTGA